One Prosthecobacter sp. SYSU 5D2 DNA window includes the following coding sequences:
- a CDS encoding NUDIX domain-containing protein, giving the protein MKHVYEYPRAALTVDCVVFGFDDTELKVLLIERGLDPFKGQWALPGGFVHVDETLNEAARRELAEETGLETVFLEQLYTFSRVDRDPRERVISVAYYALTKPADHRTHATTDAADAQWFPVSKVPALAFDHADILATALQRLRGKLRYEPIGFELLPPKFTLSRLQHLYETVLGTPLDKRNFRKKVLSFGLLLPLNETHREGAHRPAQLFRFDPVRYEKLKKKGFHFEL; this is encoded by the coding sequence ATGAAGCATGTTTATGAATACCCGCGCGCCGCGCTGACGGTGGATTGCGTGGTCTTCGGCTTCGATGACACGGAACTGAAGGTGCTGCTCATTGAGCGTGGGCTGGATCCCTTCAAAGGCCAGTGGGCGCTGCCGGGCGGTTTCGTCCATGTGGATGAGACGCTGAATGAAGCCGCACGACGGGAGCTGGCGGAAGAGACGGGATTGGAAACGGTGTTTCTGGAACAGCTCTATACCTTCAGCCGGGTGGACCGGGATCCACGTGAGCGGGTCATCAGCGTGGCCTATTACGCCCTCACCAAACCTGCGGACCACCGCACCCACGCCACCACCGATGCGGCAGATGCCCAATGGTTTCCTGTGAGCAAAGTTCCCGCCCTGGCCTTTGACCACGCCGACATCCTGGCCACTGCTCTCCAGCGCCTGCGCGGCAAGTTGCGCTATGAGCCCATCGGCTTTGAGCTGCTGCCGCCCAAGTTTACCCTGAGCCGACTCCAGCATCTTTACGAAACCGTATTGGGCACCCCTTTGGACAAACGGAACTTCCGCAAAAAAGTCCTCAGCTTCGGCCTGCTCCTCCCCCTGAATGAAACCCACCGCGAAGGCGCCCACCGCCCCGCCCAACTCTTCCGTTTTGATCCCGTGCGGTATGAGAAATTGAAGAAGAAGGGATTCCACTTTGAATTATGA
- a CDS encoding GlsB/YeaQ/YmgE family stress response membrane protein encodes MGILSWIILGLLAGGIAKFLMPGKDPGGCLITMLLGIVGASVGGWIGTTLGFGSVQQFDMRSLGIAILGSLVILLIYRMIAGRR; translated from the coding sequence ATGGGCATTCTCTCCTGGATCATTCTTGGCCTCCTTGCCGGCGGCATCGCCAAATTTCTCATGCCGGGCAAGGACCCTGGCGGCTGTCTGATCACCATGCTGCTCGGCATCGTTGGTGCTTCAGTCGGCGGCTGGATCGGCACCACACTTGGCTTTGGTTCCGTGCAGCAGTTTGACATGCGCAGCCTCGGCATCGCCATCCTGGGATCTCTCGTCATCCTCCTCATTTACCGCATGATCGCGGGCCGCCGCTAA
- a CDS encoding alpha-amylase family glycosyl hydrolase, with protein MSDRKSAVQKINVVPGMGCMVQPQGTAFRVWAPHADSVSVVGSFNKWDPKACPMTQEDGGTWYALVPEAEEGQAYLYHIRNGDNEFTRPDPRARLMENSIGNSLIWKPKPEAAGEKFTAPLMNEMVIYEMHIGSFHVPEGAAHGTFATAIEKLEYLKELGINAIEVMPVAEFAGDMSWGYNPACPYAVESAYGGPEGLLAFVKAAHEHGIAVIMDVVYNHFGPSDLGLWQFDGWSENDKGGIYFYNDHRSNTPWGDTRPDYGRGEVRTYIRDNALMWLEEYGVDGLRWDMTVYIRSCQGNPGHPDDDLMEGWGLMQWVNEEIHAKYPEAITIAEDLRDSEWLVKGTGAGGAGFRTQWNAAFVHPVRDVMIQTEDQHRRLEALQSALTCCFDGDVFKRVIYSESHDEVANGKARLPSEIVPDDAGAKPARQRANLAAVLVYTAPGIPMIFQGQEFLTDEWFRDDVPLDWSRTETYAGVLQIYRDLARIRTNKDGWSAGLMGQHIVVHHVEHECKVIAFRRWREGGAGDDVIVALNLGHQAANDIRIGVPAPGLWRVRFHSDAQVYGGDLGDHPCVDTEAEEAVWDEQPYSIQLSLGSYAAAILSQDAG; from the coding sequence ATGAGTGATCGCAAATCTGCTGTGCAAAAAATCAACGTCGTCCCCGGTATGGGCTGCATGGTGCAGCCCCAGGGCACGGCCTTCCGTGTCTGGGCACCCCATGCGGACAGTGTTTCTGTCGTGGGAAGCTTTAATAAATGGGATCCCAAAGCCTGCCCCATGACCCAGGAGGACGGCGGCACCTGGTATGCGCTTGTGCCAGAGGCGGAGGAAGGCCAGGCCTACCTCTACCACATTCGTAACGGGGACAATGAATTCACTCGGCCGGACCCCCGTGCCCGGCTGATGGAAAACTCCATCGGTAACTCCCTCATCTGGAAGCCGAAGCCGGAAGCTGCCGGGGAAAAATTCACGGCTCCGCTCATGAATGAGATGGTCATCTATGAGATGCACATCGGCTCCTTTCACGTGCCCGAAGGTGCCGCCCATGGGACCTTTGCCACTGCGATTGAAAAGCTGGAATATTTAAAAGAGCTGGGCATCAATGCCATTGAGGTCATGCCTGTGGCCGAATTCGCCGGGGACATGTCCTGGGGTTATAACCCCGCCTGCCCGTATGCGGTGGAATCCGCCTATGGCGGACCGGAAGGGCTGCTGGCCTTTGTAAAAGCCGCGCACGAGCATGGCATCGCCGTCATCATGGATGTGGTTTATAACCACTTTGGCCCTTCCGATCTCGGCCTCTGGCAGTTTGACGGCTGGTCAGAGAATGACAAAGGCGGCATCTATTTTTACAATGACCACCGCTCCAATACCCCCTGGGGCGATACCCGCCCGGACTATGGCCGAGGGGAAGTGCGCACCTACATCCGCGACAATGCCCTCATGTGGCTGGAGGAATACGGCGTGGACGGCCTGCGCTGGGACATGACCGTTTACATCCGCAGCTGCCAGGGGAATCCAGGCCATCCGGACGATGACCTCATGGAAGGCTGGGGCCTCATGCAGTGGGTCAATGAAGAGATTCATGCGAAGTATCCGGAGGCCATCACCATCGCCGAGGACCTTCGCGACAGTGAATGGTTGGTGAAGGGCACAGGGGCCGGTGGCGCAGGTTTTCGCACCCAGTGGAATGCCGCGTTTGTGCATCCCGTGCGCGATGTCATGATTCAAACAGAGGACCAGCACCGCCGCCTGGAGGCCCTCCAGTCAGCCCTGACCTGCTGCTTTGATGGAGATGTCTTCAAACGCGTCATCTATAGCGAATCCCATGACGAAGTGGCCAATGGCAAAGCCCGGCTGCCGTCTGAAATCGTGCCTGATGATGCCGGTGCCAAGCCTGCCCGCCAGCGTGCGAACTTGGCCGCTGTGCTGGTTTATACCGCCCCCGGCATCCCGATGATCTTCCAGGGACAGGAATTCCTGACGGATGAATGGTTCCGGGATGATGTGCCACTGGACTGGTCCCGCACGGAGACGTATGCAGGCGTGCTGCAGATCTACCGTGACCTGGCCCGCATCCGCACCAACAAGGATGGCTGGTCGGCCGGCCTCATGGGCCAGCATATAGTGGTGCACCACGTCGAGCATGAGTGCAAAGTCATCGCCTTCCGCCGCTGGCGCGAAGGCGGGGCAGGGGACGACGTCATCGTGGCATTGAACCTGGGCCATCAGGCTGCCAATGACATCCGTATTGGCGTTCCTGCCCCCGGGCTCTGGCGGGTGCGCTTTCACAGCGATGCCCAGGTCTATGGGGGCGACCTGGGCGACCATCCCTGCGTGGACACCGAGGCGGAAGAGGCCGTATGGGACGAGCAGCCTTACAGCATCCAGCTTTCTCTTGGCAGCTATGCCGCGGCCATCCTTTCCCAGGATGCCGGTTAA
- a CDS encoding HAMP domain-containing sensor histidine kinase, with product MPQRRTNLLLILLVVTPLALLTWLGTYLIRDAARSTDSAMQAVLAERLVAADHQLVDDLRRFTDHLDQVGDDPGDPARSIAGSLGSHRWVIETWTISPEGQVDPVMEQGDHSHSHGAEASTRSRILHGLLGQSRLSFVEFTDPFIPVTERSSRQEPDLSRQSMWLTFMRTDSYETRGLVPQKPPATFPSGWHVTDGDFIYWRKTDLNEIVCARMDSGPMRKALYDRLAPPGQQNYPGRLILMTHSGIPLHTSGRRLPGSESGPAAFKQCSAPFNQWVLAYSPAAMEFPKPYLFPILLGVGSGCLLVLALAWTFFRENARELRLAQQRVSFVNQISHELKTPLTNIQLYTEMAAHRIEGSGDMIAQRHLRVVETETARLNRLIQNVLNYARQQRDKLSVQPRPIVLDEVVGRAVGNWRALLENKGFKVHLALKGPASMKADADALEQILSNLLSNVDKYAAHGKWVSITTESAGSSARVIVEDRGPGIPSGKRRMVFEPFERLRSDLNEGVSGTGIGLTISRELADLHGGSLEVCSLHKDGAKFILTLPIHPL from the coding sequence ATGCCGCAACGCCGCACCAACCTGCTGCTCATCCTGCTCGTCGTCACGCCCCTGGCTTTGCTGACGTGGCTGGGCACCTACCTCATCCGGGACGCTGCACGCAGCACAGACTCCGCCATGCAGGCTGTGCTGGCGGAGCGGCTTGTGGCAGCAGATCATCAGCTTGTGGATGACCTGCGGCGCTTTACCGACCACCTTGACCAGGTCGGTGATGACCCCGGCGATCCGGCACGCAGCATTGCCGGCAGTCTGGGCAGCCATCGCTGGGTCATTGAGACCTGGACCATCTCTCCAGAGGGCCAGGTGGATCCCGTTATGGAACAGGGAGATCATTCCCACAGCCATGGAGCAGAGGCCAGCACCCGCTCCCGCATACTCCACGGATTGCTCGGCCAGTCCCGGTTGAGTTTCGTGGAGTTCACAGATCCGTTCATCCCTGTCACTGAACGATCGAGCAGGCAGGAGCCGGATCTCAGCCGTCAGTCCATGTGGCTGACCTTCATGAGAACGGACAGTTATGAAACCAGGGGGCTGGTTCCACAAAAGCCCCCGGCCACTTTCCCGTCAGGCTGGCATGTCACGGATGGCGACTTCATTTACTGGCGTAAAACGGACCTCAACGAAATTGTCTGTGCTCGCATGGATAGCGGGCCTATGCGAAAAGCTCTGTATGACCGTCTGGCTCCTCCCGGCCAGCAGAACTATCCGGGCAGGCTCATCTTGATGACCCATAGCGGCATCCCTCTCCATACCTCCGGCCGCAGGCTGCCGGGTTCTGAATCCGGCCCTGCGGCCTTCAAGCAATGCTCAGCCCCCTTTAACCAGTGGGTGCTGGCCTATTCACCGGCGGCCATGGAATTCCCAAAACCCTATTTATTTCCCATTTTGTTAGGCGTTGGCTCTGGCTGCCTGCTGGTGCTGGCGCTGGCGTGGACCTTCTTTCGTGAAAATGCCCGTGAGCTGCGCCTGGCCCAGCAGCGGGTCAGCTTTGTCAACCAGATCTCGCATGAGCTGAAGACGCCACTGACCAACATCCAGCTTTACACGGAGATGGCCGCCCACCGCATCGAAGGCAGCGGGGACATGATCGCCCAGCGACATCTGCGCGTCGTGGAGACAGAGACCGCGCGGCTGAACCGGCTGATCCAAAATGTCCTCAACTACGCACGCCAGCAGCGGGACAAGCTCAGCGTGCAGCCCCGGCCCATTGTGCTGGATGAAGTGGTGGGCCGCGCCGTGGGCAACTGGCGGGCACTCCTGGAAAACAAAGGATTCAAAGTCCATCTGGCCTTGAAAGGCCCCGCTTCCATGAAAGCGGATGCAGATGCACTGGAGCAAATCCTCAGCAATCTCCTGTCCAACGTGGACAAATACGCAGCTCATGGCAAATGGGTCTCCATCACCACAGAATCCGCCGGCAGCTCCGCACGGGTCATCGTGGAAGATCGCGGCCCCGGCATTCCTTCCGGCAAACGCCGCATGGTTTTTGAACCCTTCGAGCGTCTGCGCTCCGACCTGAACGAAGGCGTCAGCGGCACCGGCATCGGTCTCACCATCTCCCGCGAGCTTGCCGATTTGCACGGTGGCTCACTGGAGGTTTGCAGCTTGCATAAAGATGGGGCTAAATTCATCCTGACCCTGCCGATTCATCCTTTATGA
- a CDS encoding response regulator transcription factor, with the protein MKILIAEDDDHTREALREVLSMEGYELITASDGLQAVDFFRTTRPDFVCLDVMMPGQNGYEVCKQIRKMDENVPILFLTAKAEEIDTVLGLELGADDYMTKPFGVKEIIARIRAILRRTASRAGAAPQEEDFIMDDLRIVSAELRAYRDGTEIQLSPRDVKVLNLLYQRRGKVVDRNTMADEVWGVDYFPESRALDQHISQLRKRVEKDPANPRIIRTVHGAGYRFE; encoded by the coding sequence ATGAAAATCCTCATCGCCGAAGACGACGACCATACCCGCGAAGCTCTCCGCGAGGTCCTCAGCATGGAAGGCTATGAGCTCATCACCGCCAGCGATGGTCTGCAGGCCGTGGATTTCTTCCGTACCACCCGGCCGGATTTTGTTTGCCTGGATGTCATGATGCCCGGCCAGAACGGCTACGAGGTCTGCAAACAGATCCGCAAGATGGATGAAAACGTCCCCATCCTCTTCCTCACCGCCAAGGCAGAGGAGATCGACACCGTCCTGGGCCTCGAACTGGGCGCAGATGACTACATGACCAAGCCCTTTGGCGTGAAGGAGATCATCGCCCGCATCCGCGCCATCCTGCGCCGCACCGCCTCCCGTGCGGGGGCTGCCCCGCAGGAGGAGGATTTCATCATGGACGACTTGCGCATCGTCTCAGCAGAGCTGCGCGCCTACCGCGATGGAACGGAGATCCAGCTCAGCCCGCGTGATGTAAAGGTGCTGAACCTGCTTTATCAGCGCCGGGGGAAGGTGGTGGACCGCAACACCATGGCCGATGAGGTCTGGGGTGTGGACTACTTTCCAGAGAGCCGGGCGCTGGACCAGCACATCTCCCAGTTGCGCAAGCGCGTCGAAAAAGACCCGGCCAACCCGCGCATCATCCGCACCGTCCATGGTGCCGGTTACCGCTTTGAATAA
- a CDS encoding TetR/AcrR family transcriptional regulator, producing the protein MNDRTTKERILDAAEGLMLEKSFHSVGLNEILKAVKVPKGSFYHHFESKEQFGVEMLRHYVAESTAYKIRLLLPPNPEPDPLLRLLTYFESNIAKATESQGKCPCLVIKLASEVGTFSEPMRQVLAEGTREWTGVFERLLSEGLEKGSIAPHIRPALMAPVILDLWTGAMQRASTTRSVTPLREAIAFLRSVLMP; encoded by the coding sequence ATGAATGATCGGACTACTAAAGAACGCATCCTCGACGCAGCTGAAGGGCTGATGCTCGAGAAGAGCTTTCATTCCGTGGGTCTGAATGAAATCCTCAAGGCCGTGAAGGTGCCCAAGGGCTCCTTTTACCACCACTTTGAATCCAAAGAACAGTTCGGCGTGGAGATGTTGCGGCATTATGTGGCGGAATCCACCGCCTACAAGATCCGGCTGCTTCTGCCCCCCAATCCGGAGCCAGACCCTCTGCTCCGCCTGCTGACTTATTTCGAGTCCAACATCGCCAAAGCCACGGAATCCCAGGGTAAATGCCCCTGTTTGGTCATCAAACTGGCCTCCGAGGTAGGAACTTTTAGCGAACCCATGCGCCAGGTCCTGGCGGAAGGAACCCGCGAATGGACCGGTGTTTTCGAGCGCTTGCTCAGTGAAGGATTGGAAAAAGGTAGCATCGCTCCCCACATCCGCCCCGCCCTGATGGCACCTGTCATCCTGGATTTGTGGACCGGGGCCATGCAGCGCGCCTCCACCACCCGCAGTGTCACTCCTCTGCGGGAAGCCATCGCCTTTTTGAGGTCAGTTCTCATGCCCTGA
- the trxA gene encoding thioredoxin: protein MKPQALTNETFDAAISNNSGQPVLVDFWAEWCGPCRMLAPILDQLAGEQEGSATIAKVDIDAHPELAARFGIRAIPTLIVFKDGKPVNTITGVKSKAFLEAALAA from the coding sequence ATGAAACCTCAAGCACTCACCAACGAAACATTTGATGCCGCCATCAGCAACAACTCCGGTCAGCCCGTCCTTGTGGACTTCTGGGCCGAGTGGTGCGGCCCTTGCCGTATGCTGGCCCCCATCCTGGACCAGCTTGCCGGGGAGCAGGAAGGCAGCGCCACCATCGCCAAGGTGGACATTGATGCCCATCCAGAGCTGGCCGCGCGCTTCGGCATCCGCGCCATCCCCACGCTCATCGTCTTTAAAGATGGCAAGCCGGTCAACACCATCACTGGTGTGAAGAGCAAGGCTTTCCTTGAAGCCGCCCTGGCCGCCTGA
- a CDS encoding DUF5069 domain-containing protein — MDLTQRPPRSPRVRLGGYVLLPRVLDKCRAEIAATSGDYHYNCPMDRRFFEFAGLDHEALKTEVAKGGGDSEVLAWVLANRKNQHSDWEIAQWSAHREAAAPSDNESRDFINQMVAQAGGATREDIATIFDYLDLDDHVTFGGKA, encoded by the coding sequence ATGGATCTCACCCAGCGTCCTCCCCGCAGCCCACGTGTTCGCCTTGGCGGATACGTGTTGCTGCCTCGCGTACTCGACAAATGCCGCGCGGAAATCGCCGCCACCTCGGGCGACTATCATTACAACTGCCCCATGGACCGCCGCTTTTTTGAGTTTGCAGGCCTCGACCACGAAGCCTTAAAAACCGAAGTGGCCAAAGGCGGCGGAGATAGCGAAGTGCTCGCCTGGGTGCTGGCCAACCGAAAGAACCAGCATAGCGACTGGGAGATCGCCCAGTGGAGCGCCCACCGCGAAGCAGCCGCCCCTTCCGACAACGAAAGCCGCGACTTCATCAACCAGATGGTCGCCCAGGCCGGCGGTGCCACCCGTGAAGACATCGCCACCATCTTTGATTACCTGGATCTCGACGATCATGTCACCTTCGGTGGCAAAGCCTAG
- a CDS encoding NAD(P)-dependent alcohol dehydrogenase: MSTPIRALAALGAKQALQSFEYTPGPLGDEQVEIAVESCGICHSDLSMLDNDWGISNYPFVPGHEIVGKVVELGPHTKRLKVGDRVGLGWNSGSCGACAQCLSGNQNLCPSAEGTIVGRHGGFATRVRAHWTWLNPLPETLDASKAGPLFCGGITVFNPIIQCGVLPTDRVGVIGIGGLGHLALKFLRSWGCEVVAFTSSEAKREEALQLGAHRTLNSRDKGDLKNAASSFDFILNTTNVALDWNTYIAALKPKGRLHTVGAVLQPLDLAAFPMISGQKSVSGSPLGSPATVDTMLEFCARHSIAPTIETFPMSRANEALDHLRSGKARYRIVLENDLAD; this comes from the coding sequence ATGAGCACTCCCATCCGCGCCCTCGCCGCCCTTGGGGCCAAACAGGCCCTGCAATCCTTTGAATACACCCCCGGCCCTCTCGGTGACGAGCAGGTCGAGATCGCCGTAGAATCCTGCGGCATCTGCCATAGTGACCTTTCGATGCTCGACAACGATTGGGGCATCTCCAACTATCCCTTTGTGCCCGGCCATGAGATTGTGGGAAAAGTCGTGGAACTGGGACCGCATACCAAGCGCTTGAAAGTGGGTGACCGCGTCGGCCTCGGATGGAATTCCGGCAGTTGTGGTGCCTGCGCCCAATGCCTCTCCGGCAATCAAAACCTCTGCCCCTCGGCCGAGGGCACCATCGTCGGCCGCCATGGCGGCTTTGCCACCCGTGTACGTGCACACTGGACCTGGCTGAATCCACTTCCCGAAACGCTGGATGCCAGCAAAGCCGGGCCGCTTTTCTGTGGCGGCATTACCGTTTTTAACCCCATCATCCAGTGCGGCGTCCTGCCCACAGACCGTGTCGGTGTCATCGGCATTGGCGGCCTGGGCCACCTGGCGCTGAAGTTCCTCCGCTCCTGGGGTTGCGAGGTCGTCGCCTTCACCAGCAGCGAGGCCAAACGCGAAGAAGCCCTGCAGCTCGGTGCCCACCGCACCCTGAACTCCCGCGACAAAGGTGACCTCAAAAACGCCGCCAGCAGCTTCGACTTCATCCTGAATACGACCAACGTCGCGCTCGACTGGAACACCTACATCGCCGCCCTCAAGCCCAAAGGCCGCCTGCACACCGTCGGTGCTGTTTTGCAGCCCCTGGACCTCGCCGCCTTCCCCATGATCTCCGGCCAGAAGTCCGTCTCCGGTTCCCCCCTCGGCAGCCCCGCCACCGTGGACACCATGCTGGAATTCTGCGCCCGCCACAGCATCGCCCCCACCATCGAGACCTTCCCCATGTCCCGCGCCAACGAGGCCCTGGACCACCTGCGCTCCGGCAAAGCCCGGTATCGCATCGTGCTGGAGAATGATCTGGCGGATTAA
- a CDS encoding alkene reductase: MSSPALFTPLTLGGIELPNRILMAPLTRCRADADHVPTDLMVEYYTQRASAGLIIAEATMVMEGNSAFAGREPGIYSDAQIVAWRKVTDAVHAQGGRIFLQLWHGGRACHPYFNDGATPVSASPLPITNDEAHTPEGKKPYATPRELADDELPAIVEGFRKAALNAKVAGFDGVEIHGANGYLLDQFLRDGSNKRGGEYGGPVESRARLLLEVVDAAISVWGIGLVGVRLSPLNSYNSMEDSDPAGLTAYVATQLQQRGIAYLHLMRADFFGVQQGDMVSIARDCFKGSLIGNMGYTPEEAEQAVAEGILDGVAFGHHYISNPDLVERIQAGVTLVEPDASTFYTQEARGYTDYPPLAAA, from the coding sequence ATGTCCTCCCCTGCCCTCTTCACTCCTCTCACCCTCGGCGGCATTGAACTGCCTAACCGCATCTTGATGGCCCCGCTCACCCGTTGTCGGGCGGATGCTGACCATGTCCCCACGGATCTGATGGTGGAATACTACACCCAGCGCGCCAGCGCCGGCCTCATCATCGCGGAGGCCACGATGGTCATGGAAGGAAACTCCGCCTTTGCGGGTCGTGAACCAGGCATCTATTCCGACGCTCAAATTGTCGCCTGGAGAAAGGTTACCGATGCCGTCCATGCCCAAGGCGGGCGCATCTTCCTCCAGCTCTGGCACGGGGGCCGCGCCTGCCATCCGTACTTTAATGATGGGGCCACCCCGGTCTCCGCCAGCCCCCTTCCCATCACCAACGACGAGGCCCACACACCCGAAGGCAAGAAGCCCTATGCCACCCCGCGTGAACTGGCCGATGACGAGCTGCCCGCCATTGTGGAAGGCTTTCGCAAAGCCGCTCTCAATGCCAAAGTGGCAGGCTTTGACGGTGTGGAAATCCACGGAGCCAACGGATATCTGCTGGACCAGTTTCTCCGCGATGGCAGCAACAAACGCGGCGGCGAATACGGCGGCCCGGTCGAAAGCCGTGCACGACTTTTGCTGGAGGTGGTAGATGCCGCCATCAGCGTCTGGGGCATCGGATTGGTTGGCGTGCGCCTCTCTCCGCTGAACAGTTACAATTCCATGGAGGACAGTGATCCCGCTGGCCTAACCGCTTATGTCGCCACGCAGCTTCAGCAGCGCGGCATTGCTTATCTGCATCTCATGCGCGCCGATTTTTTCGGCGTCCAGCAGGGGGACATGGTCAGCATCGCCCGCGACTGTTTTAAAGGTTCGCTGATTGGCAACATGGGCTACACTCCCGAAGAGGCGGAACAGGCCGTGGCAGAGGGCATCCTCGATGGTGTGGCTTTTGGCCATCATTACATCAGCAACCCGGATCTGGTTGAGCGCATCCAGGCAGGTGTGACTTTGGTGGAGCCTGATGCCAGCACCTTTTACACCCAGGAAGCCAGGGGTTATACCGACTATCCACCCCTGGCTGCGGCGTGA
- a CDS encoding MFS transporter: protein MSTTRPPISEKALLILLATVQFAHIMDFMVMMPLGPQLMRELDIGPERFSGMVAAYTFAAGLVGLLAAPFMDRFDRRKLLLFCFAGFILGTLACGLAHTADALTQARIVCGAFGGVSGALIMAIVSDVVPPVRRAAGMGIIMTAFSAAAALGVPLGLYLAQRFTWETPFFVIVGIGVVTWIALWYYLPPVRDHLNTSAALRGEAFWALLRNANAGWALLFMFMLVMGHMIMIPLLSPYLVHNLGLPEESLSFVYLIGGVLTIFTSPWVGRLADRLGRIQVLGIMIIVAAAVVLTITNAPRLPIAAILTLSGLFFIFASGRFVPAQAIGSLAVPPSQRGAFMSLNSCVRDLGAGVAASLAGYIVTTGPSGEMVNFHHIGYLAVGASALSYLIGTRVRTQDITPPVAVPLASNP from the coding sequence ATGTCCACCACACGCCCGCCCATCTCTGAAAAAGCGCTGCTGATCCTCCTGGCCACGGTGCAGTTCGCCCACATCATGGATTTCATGGTCATGATGCCGCTGGGTCCGCAGCTCATGCGTGAGCTGGACATCGGCCCGGAAAGGTTCAGCGGAATGGTGGCCGCTTATACCTTTGCCGCCGGTCTTGTCGGTCTGCTGGCGGCACCGTTTATGGACCGCTTTGACCGGCGCAAGCTGCTGCTTTTTTGCTTTGCCGGATTCATCCTTGGCACTCTGGCATGTGGTCTTGCCCATACGGCGGATGCGCTCACCCAGGCTCGCATTGTCTGCGGAGCCTTTGGCGGTGTATCAGGCGCGCTTATCATGGCTATCGTCAGCGATGTCGTGCCGCCCGTAAGACGAGCAGCCGGCATGGGCATCATCATGACCGCTTTCTCTGCGGCAGCGGCTTTGGGCGTGCCGTTGGGGCTTTATCTGGCGCAGCGCTTCACCTGGGAGACACCCTTCTTCGTCATCGTCGGCATTGGCGTGGTCACCTGGATCGCACTCTGGTATTACCTGCCGCCCGTGCGCGATCATTTAAATACCAGTGCAGCTCTACGTGGCGAGGCCTTCTGGGCGCTCCTGCGCAATGCCAATGCCGGCTGGGCGCTCCTGTTCATGTTCATGCTCGTCATGGGTCACATGATCATGATCCCACTGTTGTCCCCATACCTGGTGCATAACCTGGGCCTGCCTGAAGAAAGCCTCTCCTTCGTGTATCTCATCGGCGGTGTGCTGACCATTTTCACTTCTCCATGGGTTGGCCGTCTGGCGGACCGTCTGGGCCGCATCCAGGTGCTCGGCATCATGATCATCGTCGCTGCCGCCGTGGTGCTCACCATCACAAACGCACCCCGTCTGCCCATCGCTGCCATCCTTACCCTCAGCGGCCTGTTTTTTATCTTTGCCAGCGGCCGTTTCGTACCGGCACAGGCCATCGGATCACTCGCCGTGCCTCCTTCACAGCGTGGGGCATTTATGAGCCTCAATTCTTGCGTGCGTGACCTCGGGGCCGGCGTCGCCGCCAGTCTGGCCGGTTATATCGTCACCACTGGGCCCTCAGGTGAAATGGTCAACTTTCATCACATCGGCTACCTGGCCGTAGGCGCTTCCGCGCTCAGCTACTTAATCGGCACTCGCGTGCGCACCCAGGACATCACCCCGCCTGTGGCGGTTCCTCTTGCCTCAAACCCATGA
- a CDS encoding nuclear transport factor 2 family protein, which translates to MTPLETIRELYRAMREKDDSAVFAICTPDIVWQQSAGFPGGSTWHGPAAVIENVFRANARRWTGFAFTQEEMMAAGDRVIVLGHYSGTVPATGKAMRTAVAHVYDLTDGKVSRFRMYADTHPMWQAMTADADA; encoded by the coding sequence ATGACTCCCCTCGAAACCATCCGTGAGCTCTACCGCGCCATGCGTGAAAAGGACGACAGCGCCGTCTTCGCCATCTGCACACCGGACATCGTCTGGCAGCAAAGCGCCGGATTTCCCGGCGGATCCACCTGGCATGGCCCGGCCGCAGTCATTGAAAACGTCTTTCGCGCCAATGCCCGCCGCTGGACCGGCTTCGCTTTCACCCAAGAGGAGATGATGGCCGCCGGCGACCGCGTCATCGTCCTCGGCCATTACTCCGGCACCGTTCCCGCCACGGGAAAGGCCATGCGCACCGCCGTCGCCCATGTTTATGATCTCACCGACGGCAAGGTCTCCCGCTTCCGCATGTATGCGGATACCCATCCCATGTGGCAGGCGATGACAGCAGATGCCGATGCCTGA